The Pseudoalteromonas ulvae UL12 DNA window CCAGCCGACTTGATAAATAATCAGCTTAATAGAGTGTTTTGAATAACGACAGGGCAATGAGGAACATGACGATTGCCACTAATATATCAATAATTTGGCGTATTTTAGGCTGACTTAACCAAGGAGAGAGTTTGGCAGCTGCCGCAGCTAAACTATAAAACCAAATAATTGATGCCAACATAGTGCCAAATGCAAAGGCTATTTTTTCTGTACCATCAAATTGCCCACCGACACTGCCTAAAATAACCACGGTATCGAGATAAACATGCGGATTAAGCAGTGTCACTGCAAGGGTGGTGCTGATCACAAGAAAGCGAGTTTGAGTGAGCGAGCCTTGATTGTTTGCTTGTGAGTGTTGGTAATTATTTTGCCAAGCACTGCGACATGATAACCCCCCATAAACCAATAAAAAAACAATCCCAGCCCACGTTATCAATGTTAATAAAACTGGAGATGTGGCTAACAGCGCCGCCCCGCCAAATACACCGATGCCAATCAGCATTACATCACAAAGCATGCAAATGGTTGCTGCACTAAAATGATGGTTTCTCATCAAACCTTGGCGAAGAATATGTGAGTTCTGCGCTCCCAAAGGCAAGATCATGCTTGCGCCGAGAAAAAGCCCCTGAAAAAGAGGGATGAATAAAGAAGTGGTCAACATAGTGTGCTCCAGATAGATGGCAGAGCAATGTATCTCGGCTTTCTTTATAAATAAAATTAATTATTATAATAGTTAATTAAATTTATTTATGTGGTGTATATGTTTGATTATAAATTACTGCATGCTTTGAATGTGGTTATTGCCCAACAAAGTTTTGAAAAAGCGGCGGTGGAATTATGTCTAACTCAGTCCGCAGTCTCTCAGCGAATCAAGCTACTAGAGCAAACATTGGGTCAGCCCGTGCTGATTCGTTCCCAGCCCATAGAACCGACGCCTTTAGGAATGAAGTTACTGGCCCATTACCAGCAAGTTTCGCAATTAGAACAAGCAATCATGCCGCAAATCAATGCACAAGGAGCCAGTGAGAATATTCAAGTCAACTTGGCGAGTAACGCAGATAGTTTGGCGACTTGGTTGATTAGTGCGATTGGAGAAATTAGCCATGACTATAATTTATCAGTTAATTTTTTAATTGCTGATGAAAATAGAACATTGAATTTTGTCAAAAAAGGCGAAGCATTTGCTGCGATTAGCACAGTTGAAAAGGCACTGTCAGGATGCAGCGTGGATAAATTAGGAGACATGACATATATCCTCGTAGCATCTAAGCCGTTTCAACGTCGTTATTTCTCAAATGGGATTGATTCAGACAGTTTAAAACATGCCCCCGCTGTGGCGTTTGATCAAAAAGACGATATGCATATTAACTATATAGAGCAACATTTTGGCCTCAAAGGCGGAGGGTACCCTTGTCATACGGTGCGTTCGTCTGAAGCGTTTGTCGCATTTGCGACTCAAGGATTAGCTTATTGTTTGATCCCGCAATTACAAATTCAAACAGAGCTCGCACAGGGGAAACTGATTAACTTATTACCCGACAAAACATTAACTCGAACCTTGTATTGGCATCGCTGGTCGTTACTACGAGGGGCATTCAAAGCTTTATCGCAAGTAGTGTTGAAACAAGGGCAAGCCGCACTAAACGATACATGTGTGAACAATCAACAGTGATAACGAGTTTTTATATGTGCTGCTAGGTTTTTGGCTGCTGTCTTGTTATTAAAAACACTAATAAGGAGATGAGAATGCAGTGCATGATGGTCAGGCTGAGCAGCATGACATATCCAGATTGGCGCAGTTGAGTCTCGGTTTCTTGGCGAACCGATAGTGATAACTGGGTAATTTGTTGTTCACTGAAATGAACGCTTGTTCTGAGTTGCCCTTCTGCGCCTTTGTTTTCATTACTGCCGAGTTTTACTTCAAGAGTAAACAATTGATAAATTAGGGTTTCATATTGCTCAAAAAGGCGATGTTGAGCAGGTGTCAAAATAGCAATTAACGCGGCTTTTTTATGCTCAAAATGAGTGACATTTTCTTTTGCATCAAAACGTGGCAGCAGCAACGCTTGATGAATTTCCTGACTGAGAGTGTGGAAAATAATCAAGGATAAAGGTGCGTCAGCTAATGCGTTTGAGATAAGTGCAGACTGTGCTTCGATATCCTGCATGAGGGTGTATTTTTGCTGATGAAGTTGAGCGAAATGCGCAAAAGCTACTTGGTACTCTTGTATTGAATTCAAAATAGTATTGAGCTTGGTGTAGGTGACATCAAGTTCTGCTAACTGCGCTTTTAATTGAGAAATAGTGCTTTGCATCTCCTTCACTATGGTTTGGTGTTCAGAAAGATAATGTTTTTTGTGGCGCAACATGAAGTCTTTTTCGTGACGACGAAGCAAGAGTAAAGAGTGAGTCAATGCTTCTGTATTTTTCGTGGCTGAGAGTATGGTTAACATGTGTGTGTGCTTGGCGTAAAGAGCATACATAAAGCAAGTCATGCTCAGTACGGTGACACCGAGTAGTAAATATAATGTGCGTTTTGTTGACCAAAAACTCATAATTTTAATTACTATCGCTTAGGGGGGTAAAATGTTCATGGTTGAATTGTTTTCTATTTAAAAGTGCTGTTAGTTAAATCCTTTGCGCCACATTTGTGGGGAATTTTTACTACGTTAGCGTTTTTTCATGTAGTCAGTTACACCTCAAACACGCTGCTTTGTATAAATGCCCAACCATTTGCTGCAAAAAATCACGAAAGATCAACTGCCCTCGTAAAAGGGTGATGGATTGAGTATAGACTCAATGGTGCTATGGTGATTTTTATTCCCACCTTTATGATTGCAACACTGAGCGTTACGATAAGTTCAGCTTTTCAAGCCCGCGTAAAATAGGCTGCAAAAACGACGAAAATAAACACGTTAATAAGGCTAGATTCCCGATCACGGTTAACCAAAACACATTGCGAAATGGACGTTTAGTTGATTTGTGACGAAGAAGTTGCTGCGCCCAAATCGCACCTGGCCACCCTCCACAAAGAGCAAAAAGATGTAAGGTGCTTTCTGGTGTGCGCCAATCACCATTTTTGGCTTTATGTTTATCAAGCCAATAAACGATAAACGTCACCCCGCTTAAAAATAAATATAAGGTTGTGATCAGATGTGGGATCAGATTGAACCATGCACCGAGTAACAAGCAGATCACCATGCTATTGGCTAAATAGAGTGAAAACTTAGCCATTATTGCATGCCTACAAGTACGAACTGTATGCTGTTGCAGGTTGGGTACATATAGTTGTTTCAACAAGAAAAAAATTGAGTTTACCAGCTTTGACTCATAACTCAATTTCAAGTAAAGAAGAGGATAATAAGGGAGGTTATTTGTTAATTAAGTTTGGGCGACGACGAATGACGGTCTTTTGCAAACGTGCCATTTAGGTGCGCAGATTGCCCAGTGGTGGCACTGGGCGTGAAGAGATTAAATGTGGCGCTTGAGTTGAGCTTGTTCTTTTTTATACATAATGATGCCAGATACTAAAACGGCAAAACTCACGACAGCAATTATAATCGTCGCTAAAGCGTTGATTTGTGGGCTGACACCTAAGCGAACACTGGAATACACCACCATAGGTAACGTGGTTGCACCTGGGCCTGAAACAAAATTAGCCACCACTAAATCGTCCATCGATAAGGTGAATGCCAATAACCAGCCAGCAGCAAGGGCGGGAGCTATGAGTGGCAGTGTAATGGTAAAAAAGACCTTAAGGGGTTTTGCACCTAAGTCCAATGCCGCTTCTTCAAAAGAGCGATCCATATTTTTCAGACGGCTTCGCACAATGACAGTGACATAGGCCATCGAAAACGTACTGTGTGCTAAGACTATGGTTAACATGCCGCGATTTTCTGGCCAGCCAAACATATCTTTGAGTGCCACAAAGAGCAGTAACATTGATAAGCCGATAATAATTTCGGGCATCACTAATGGCGCTGTGGTCATAACTTCAAGGGTTTGTTTTCGTTTTGATTTAGGAAAACGCACTAAGGCAATCGCAGCGAATGTGCCAAGCACGACCGCGAGCCAAGCATTAAAAAACGCAATTTTAATACTCAGCCAAGCAGCGCTCAGTAAAGGTTCGTTATTTAATAACTCGACGTACCATTTGGTACTAAACCCAGCCCAAACCGTCACTAAACGGCTTTCGTTAAATGAATAAATAATCAGGCTAAAAATCGGTGCATATAAAAATGCAAAACCAATTAACAGCACGATAATCGAGAGTAATTTTGTTTTTTTCATTTAAATATCGTCCACCACTTTGCGTTCATAATTTTGCATAAAAATGAATGGAATAATCAGTGCAATCAGTAATACCGTGGTTAAAGCCGAGGCAACTGGCCAATCTTTATTATTGAAAAATTCAATCCACATCAGCTTGCCGAGCATTAATGTATCAGGCCCGCCCAGTAAGTCAGGAATAACAAATTCGCCCATAACAGGAATAAAGACCAACATAGAGCCGGCTAAAATGCCTGGCACAGATTGCGGTAAAGTAATAGTGAAAAACTGCGTGATGGGTTTGGCGCCCAGATCCGCTGCGGCTTCAAGTAATGAACGGTCGAGTTTCACTAAGGTTGCATACAGTGGCAGTATAAAAAACGGCAAATAGCTATACACAATGCCGATATAAACAGCAGTAGGGGTATGAAGTATCTCCAGTGGTTGGTCAATAATGCCTAGCGAGATTAAAGTGTTATTGATGACACCATTGCTTTTTAAAATCCCAATCCATGCATACACACGAATTAAAAATGAGGTCCAAAAAGGTAAGATAATCAGCATCATTAACGGCATACGCCACTTTTTGTCGGCTGTGGCAATAGCATACGCCATTGGAAAGCCAACTAAAATACATAATATTGTCGAAATAAAAGCGACTTTTAGTGAGCCGAGCAAAGCGCTGAAATACAGTGAGTCTTCAAGTAATAACAGGTAGTTGGCAAAGTTAATTTTAAGGGTCACTAAGCCATCTTCGACATCTCGAACTAAGTCAAGATAAGGCGGTTGGGCTAAGGCTGCTTCCGATAAGCTAATTTTAAGCACAAACAAAAAGGGCAGCACAAAAAACAACGTTAGCCAAAACGTCGGAATAGCGGTAATGATTGTTTGACTACGCAGCTTGAGTCTTAACTGAGGCATCATTGCGTTAAAATCCCACAGCTGTATGGAGACCAATTTAGCGAGACAGTTTGATCCCAAGTAAACGGTTGCTCAGCGAGAGGTTGAATGTTCGATTGCGTAAATTTGATTCGTTTGCCGCTCTCGAGCTGCGCATGGTAAATCGAGACATCCCCCAAGTACGCAATTTCTTTAATTACACCCGTCACTGCATTGGGCGAGTCGGTTTCACCTTGGTGTACTTTAATTTTCTCAGGTCTGACAACCACACTGACTTCCATGCCAGCTACAAGAGGTTGGCCATGACTAACCTGAATCTCAGTGCCTAAATCATCACTGTGAATGGTCACTATGTCTTCTTCTTGTGAGATCACCACACCGTGCGTGATATTGGCTAAGCCGATAAATTTAGCCGCATACACAGAAGATGGAAATTCATACATACGTCGTGGTGTATCGAGTTGCTCAATGCGTCCTTCGTGCATCAGTGCAATACGTGTCGACATGGTCATGGCTTCTTCTTGATCATGAGTGACAACAATAAAGGTCGTTTTAAGACGTTCTTGAATATTCACTAATTCAAATTGTGTTTCTTCACGCAGTTTTTTATCTAGCGCACCAAGGGGCTCATCGAGCAATAATATTTTAGGGTGTTTTGCTAATGAGCGAGCCAAAGCGACCCGTTGGCGTTGCCCGCCTGAGAGTTGATCGGGTTTACGGTTGGCAAATTTGCTAATTTGCACCAAGGCCATCATTTCATTGACTCGCTCTTTACGGGCTTGGCGAGACATTTTTTCTTGTTTTAATCCATAAGCAATATTGTCAGCCACTGTCATGTGAGGAAATAAGGCGTACGATTGAAACATCATGTTCACTGGGCGCTCGTAGGGCGGTAAATCCGTCACATCTTGGCCATCGATGATAATCCGGCCGCTGCTTGGGGTTTCAAAGCCTGCAAGCATACGCAGTAGAGTGGTTTTTCCACATCCTGAGGCACCTAATAACGAGAAAAATTCCCCTTGGTGGATCTCAAGGTTAATGTTATCAACCGCGTAAGTGGCGCCAAAATTTTTAGTTAGGTTTTGTATTTGAACGATGGGGACGTCAACAGGCTCAGTTTGAGTCATTGGCATGCGTACCTTTATGAAAAAATAAAATGTTTCGGCGCTGAGCGCCGAAATAAATGAGTGTAGATAATTAACCGAAAAATTACATGTTGGTTTTTAGGCGTGTCCATAGACGATTAAGAGTACGGCTCTCTTTGTCTGACGGGCTATGTAAGATCACTAACTTTTCAAGTGTCGCTTTCGGCGGATAAATCCCAGGATCGGCTGTGATTTTTGGATCCACAAATGAGTCAGCTTGGTTGTTTGCATTGGCATAAGAAACATAGTTAGTCACTTGTGCGATTTCTTTCGGGCGCATCATAAAGTTAATAAATTGATGAGCTGCCGCAACATTTTTAGCGTCTTTGGGAATTGCCATTACATCAGTCCAGACAACAGCGCCTTCTGCTGGGGCTAAATAAATAATTTCAACGCCATTGTTTGCTTCTTCTGCACGTGCTTTTGCTTGTAATACATCGCCTGAGTAACCATGAGCCACACAACTATCACCATTTGCTAAGTCATTGATGTACTGAGAGCTATGGAAATATTTAATATGTGGGCGAATTGCTTTGATCGTCTCGGCCGCACGCTCGGTGGCTTTTTTACTAAAATCAGATGGATCATTGCCGTTAAAAATTCGCACTGCCGTGAACACTTCGGTTGGGTCGTCCATCAAAGAGACCCCACAACTTGCTAATTTAGACACTATTTCAGGGTTGAAAAGCAGTTGCCACGTATCGAGTGGCATGTCATTGCCTAAAATTTCTCTGACTTTTTTCACATTAATCCCCACTCCTGTCGTGCCCCATAAATACGGGACCAAGTGGGTATTATTGGTATCTAAGTCAACTAATGAATTTAAAATAATCGGGTCGATATTGGCTAAATTGGTTAGCAGTGATTTATCAAGAGGTTGATAAATACCGGCTTTAATATGGCGTCCGGCAAATGGGCGTGAGGTTGGAAACACTAAATCATAGCCGCTGTTTCCTGCAAACAGCTTTGTTTCTAAAATTTCATTAGAATCATACACATCATAAGTGACCTTAATGCCAGTTTCTTTTTCAAAATTCGCTACTGTATCAGGCGCAATGTAATCAGACCAATTGTAAAGGTGCAGAGTCTGTTGCTCATTGGCAACAACCGCATTGCTGAGTGATAAACAGGCCGATAACGCAACAAACACGGCTCCCGTTTTGAATAAAGAGTGAAACATGGCATAGCTCCTGTAAATGTTGATGCTAGCTTAATGTAGAAGCTAATTGGTGTTTTTTGCATCAAAAATATGATTTAGGAGGAGAAATATGACAAAAAAAAATAAAAATGGAAAGCAAATAAATCAGCACAATAATGAATTATTTTTATAGTAAAAATAAAGTATTTGAGTGATTGAATTTAATAGTTTTTATTTGGTTTAGGGGTTGTTGATCTTTCGTGATGATTTTTGCAGCGAATTGTTGGGTATTTATACAAGGCAGCGCTTTTGTGGTGTAGCGAGCTACACGAAAAAGCGATAACGCAGTAGAAATACCCAACAAACGCTGCCCGAAGGGTTCGGCTAAAAGCGTATTTCTCTTTGTTGAGCAGTATTTGCTTAGAATGACTAGGCTACACACTGCTCGCCGTGATAAAAACGCTTTTATCTCGAACAAAATTAAACCACGAAAGATCAACAACCCCTAGTATAAAGGCTCTA harbors:
- a CDS encoding LysE/ArgO family amino acid transporter, whose product is MLTTSLFIPLFQGLFLGASMILPLGAQNSHILRQGLMRNHHFSAATICMLCDVMLIGIGVFGGAALLATSPVLLTLITWAGIVFLLVYGGLSCRSAWQNNYQHSQANNQGSLTQTRFLVISTTLAVTLLNPHVYLDTVVILGSVGGQFDGTEKIAFAFGTMLASIIWFYSLAAAAAKLSPWLSQPKIRQIIDILVAIVMFLIALSLFKTLY
- a CDS encoding LysR family transcriptional regulator ArgP, producing the protein MFDYKLLHALNVVIAQQSFEKAAVELCLTQSAVSQRIKLLEQTLGQPVLIRSQPIEPTPLGMKLLAHYQQVSQLEQAIMPQINAQGASENIQVNLASNADSLATWLISAIGEISHDYNLSVNFLIADENRTLNFVKKGEAFAAISTVEKALSGCSVDKLGDMTYILVASKPFQRRYFSNGIDSDSLKHAPAVAFDQKDDMHINYIEQHFGLKGGGYPCHTVRSSEAFVAFATQGLAYCLIPQLQIQTELAQGKLINLLPDKTLTRTLYWHRWSLLRGAFKALSQVVLKQGQAALNDTCVNNQQ
- a CDS encoding DUF1294 domain-containing protein, whose translation is MAKFSLYLANSMVICLLLGAWFNLIPHLITTLYLFLSGVTFIVYWLDKHKAKNGDWRTPESTLHLFALCGGWPGAIWAQQLLRHKSTKRPFRNVFWLTVIGNLALLTCLFSSFLQPILRGLEKLNLS
- a CDS encoding ABC transporter permease subunit, which translates into the protein MKKTKLLSIIVLLIGFAFLYAPIFSLIIYSFNESRLVTVWAGFSTKWYVELLNNEPLLSAAWLSIKIAFFNAWLAVVLGTFAAIALVRFPKSKRKQTLEVMTTAPLVMPEIIIGLSMLLLFVALKDMFGWPENRGMLTIVLAHSTFSMAYVTVIVRSRLKNMDRSFEEAALDLGAKPLKVFFTITLPLIAPALAAGWLLAFTLSMDDLVVANFVSGPGATTLPMVVYSSVRLGVSPQINALATIIIAVVSFAVLVSGIIMYKKEQAQLKRHI
- a CDS encoding ABC transporter permease subunit, with the protein product MMPQLRLKLRSQTIITAIPTFWLTLFFVLPFLFVLKISLSEAALAQPPYLDLVRDVEDGLVTLKINFANYLLLLEDSLYFSALLGSLKVAFISTILCILVGFPMAYAIATADKKWRMPLMMLIILPFWTSFLIRVYAWIGILKSNGVINNTLISLGIIDQPLEILHTPTAVYIGIVYSYLPFFILPLYATLVKLDRSLLEAAADLGAKPITQFFTITLPQSVPGILAGSMLVFIPVMGEFVIPDLLGGPDTLMLGKLMWIEFFNNKDWPVASALTTVLLIALIIPFIFMQNYERKVVDDI
- a CDS encoding ABC transporter ATP-binding protein, yielding MPMTQTEPVDVPIVQIQNLTKNFGATYAVDNINLEIHQGEFFSLLGASGCGKTTLLRMLAGFETPSSGRIIIDGQDVTDLPPYERPVNMMFQSYALFPHMTVADNIAYGLKQEKMSRQARKERVNEMMALVQISKFANRKPDQLSGGQRQRVALARSLAKHPKILLLDEPLGALDKKLREETQFELVNIQERLKTTFIVVTHDQEEAMTMSTRIALMHEGRIEQLDTPRRMYEFPSSVYAAKFIGLANITHGVVISQEEDIVTIHSDDLGTEIQVSHGQPLVAGMEVSVVVRPEKIKVHQGETDSPNAVTGVIKEIAYLGDVSIYHAQLESGKRIKFTQSNIQPLAEQPFTWDQTVSLNWSPYSCGILTQ
- a CDS encoding polyamine ABC transporter substrate-binding protein gives rise to the protein MFHSLFKTGAVFVALSACLSLSNAVVANEQQTLHLYNWSDYIAPDTVANFEKETGIKVTYDVYDSNEILETKLFAGNSGYDLVFPTSRPFAGRHIKAGIYQPLDKSLLTNLANIDPIILNSLVDLDTNNTHLVPYLWGTTGVGINVKKVREILGNDMPLDTWQLLFNPEIVSKLASCGVSLMDDPTEVFTAVRIFNGNDPSDFSKKATERAAETIKAIRPHIKYFHSSQYINDLANGDSCVAHGYSGDVLQAKARAEEANNGVEIIYLAPAEGAVVWTDVMAIPKDAKNVAAAHQFINFMMRPKEIAQVTNYVSYANANNQADSFVDPKITADPGIYPPKATLEKLVILHSPSDKESRTLNRLWTRLKTNM